Proteins encoded in a region of the Drosophila sechellia strain sech25 chromosome 2L, ASM438219v1, whole genome shotgun sequence genome:
- the LOC6611481 gene encoding uncharacterized protein LOC6611481 isoform X2, giving the protein MKQSTAANSHWLAALLSSLLLLNLLHLIGADEAFSCPNGWELRGLNCYKYFNIKHSWDKSAELCRRYGAELVAIDSYAENNETLAIARASDPNQRASDKYWLGLASLDDLRTNTLESASGALISQYSGYWSLHQPNAESGECVAAAFAGKSQSWDLGTCESLLPFMCRAQACPQGALHCANGKCINQAFKCDGSDDCGDGTDELDCPAQCHYHMQSGGDVIETPNYPHKYGALSKCKWTLEGPLGSNIILQFQDFETEKTFDTVQILVGGRTEDKSVSLATLSGKQDLTMQPFVSASNFMIVKFTTDGSVERKGFRATWKTEAKNCGGTLKATLQRQILTSPNYPKQYPGGLECLYVIKAQPGRIISIEVDDLDIADGRDFLMIRDGESPMSRTIAKLTGKTAQNNRVIISTGNALYLYFKSSLGEAGKGFSLRYIQGCKATITARNGTVTSPAFGLADYPKNQECYFTIRNNARAPLSLKFDKFTVHKSDNVQVFDGSSTSGLRLHSGNGFTGPAAPKLTLTASSGEMLIKFTSDALHNAAGWSATFSADCPELQPGIGALASSRDTAFGTLVSFTCPIGQEFATGKTRLVTECLRGGNWSVSYIPKCQEVYCGPVPQIDNGFSIGSSNVTYRGIAMYQCYAGFAFASSAPIEKISCLPDGRWERQPHCMASQCAALPEVAHANVTLLNGGGRSYGTIVQYECEPGYERNGHPVLTCMSNGTWSGDVPRCTRKRCFEFPTIANGFVVDSTRAYLFGDEARVQCFKGYKLIGSNIMRCSEAQKFEQPPTCEDINECSSSQCDLTTTECQNTNGSFHCQCRTGFTATTECRPVGDLGLGNGGIPDDSITTSVSEPGYSKEQLRLNTNGWCGGSSEPGANWILIDLKAPTILRGFRTMSVQRPDGNVAFSSAVRLQYTNDLTDVFKDYANPDGTAVEFRILEPTLSILNLPLPIEARYIRFRIQDYVGAPCLRMELMGCTRLDCVDINECSKNNGGCDQKCINSPGGFACGCNTGYQLYTSNGTAGYHIERSESGERDGDTYQRNKTCVPLMCPELEAPENGQLLSDKNDYHFGDVVRFQCHFGYIMSGSSAALCLSSGQWNASVPECNYAKCVSLPDDKLEGLTVARPDPESVLVPFRDNVTITCGSPGRQLRATASSGFRQCVYDPKPGLPDYWLSGMQPSCPRVDCYSPMPTPGAEYGQFVDTRYQSSFFFGCQNTFKLAGQTGRHDNVVRCGADGIWDFGDLRCEGPVCEDPGRPADGRQIARSYEQSSEVYFGCNRPGYILINPRPITCIREPECKVIKPLGLSSGRIPDSAINATSERPNYEAKNIRLNSATGWCGKQEAFTYVSVDLGQIYRVKAILVKGVVTNDIVGRPTEIRFFYKQAESENYVVYFPNFNLTMRDPGNYGELAMITLPKFVQARFVILGIVSYMDNACLKFELMGCEEPKQEPLLGYDYGYSPCVDNEPPIFQNCPQQPIVVRRDENGGVLPVNFTEPTAVDNSGSIARLEIKPQNFRTPSYIFKDTVVKYVAFDYDGNVAICEINITVPDVTPPLLQCPQSYVIELVDRQDSYTVNFNDTRKRIKTSDDTGDVKLQFSPESANIKIGNFENVTVTATDKYNNRAACHFQVSVKASPCVDWELQPPANGAINCLPGDRGIECIATCKPGFRFTDGEPLKTFSCETSRLWRPTSVVPDCVSENTEQAAYHVTASITYRANGAVAQSCLGQYQEVLAQHYGGLNQLLSQRCSAVNVNMNVTFVKSVPMLLEENVVKMDFILSILPAVRQPQLYDLCGSTLNLIFDLSVPYASAVIDDLLNIANIGNQCPPLRALKSQISRGFNCNVGEVLNMDTSDVPRCLHCPAGTYVSEGQNSCTYCPRGYYQNRDRQGTCLRCPAGTYTKEEGTKSQADCIPVCGYGTYSPTGLVPCLECPRNSFTAEPPTGGFKDCQACPAQSFTYQPAASNKDLCRAKCAPGTYSATGLAPCSPCPLHHYQGAAGAQSCNECPSNMRTDSPASKGREQCKPVVCGEGACQHGGLCVPMGHDIQCFCPAGFSGRRCEQDIDECASQPCYNGGQCKDLPQGYRCECPAGYSGINCQEEASDCGNDTCPARAMCKNEPGYKNVTCLCRSGYTGDQCDVTIDPCTANGNPCGNGASCQALEQGRYKCECVPGWEGIHCEQNINDCSENPCLLGANCTDLVNDFQCACPPGFTGKRCEQKIDLCLSEPCKHGTCVDRLFDHECVCHPGWMGSACDINIDDCENRPCANEGTCVDLVDGYSCNCEPGYTGKNCQHTIDDCASNPCQHGATCVDQLDGFSCKCRPGYVGLSCEAEIDECLSDPCNPVGTERCLDLDNKFECVCRDGFKGPLCATDIDDCEAQPCLNNGVCRDRVGGFECGCEPGWSGMRCEQQVTTCGAQAPCQNDASCIDLFQDYFCVCPSGTDGKNCETAPERCIGDPCMHGGKCQDFGSGLNCSCPADYSGIGCQYEYDACEEHVCQNGATCVDNGAGYSCQCPPGFTGRNCEQDIVDCKDNSCPPGASCVDLTNGFYCQCPFNMTGDDCRKAIQVDYDLYFSDPSRSTAAQVVPFPTGEANSLTVAMWVQFAQKDDRGIFFTLYGVQSARMTQQRRMLLQAHSSGVQVSLFEDQPDAFLSFGEYTSVNDGQWHHVAVVWDGISGQLQLITEGLIASKMEYGPGGSLPGYLWAVLGLPQPYGLSNELAYSDSGFQGTITKAQVWARALDITSEIQKQVRDCRSEPVLYPGLILNWAGYEVTAGGVERNVPSLCGQRKCPVGYTGANCQQLVVDKEPPVVEHCPGDLWVIAKNGSAVVTWDEPHFSDNIGVTKIYERNGHRSGTTLLWGTYDITYIASDAAGNTASCSFKVSLLTDFCPALADPVGGSQVCKDWGAGGQFKVCEIACNTGLRFSEQVPEFYTCGAEGFWRPTREPSMPLVYPSCSPSKPAQRVFRIKMLFPSDVLCNKAGQAVLRQKVTNSVNGLNRDWNFCSYAIEGTRECKDIRIDVKCDHYRGAQNNRVRRQSKDGGVYVMEAELPVVNDPVVHTSTGERSSVKQLLEKLILEDDQFAVQEILPNTVPDPASLELGSEYACPVGQVVMIPDCVPCAIGTFYDSANKTCIACSRGTYQSEAGQLQCSKCPVIAGRPGVTAGPGARSAADCKERCPAGKYFDAETGLCRSCGHGFYQPNEGSFSCELCGLGQTTRSTEATSRKECRDECSSGQQLGADGRCEPCPRGTYRLQGVQPSCAACPLGRTTPKVGASSVEECTLPVCSAGTYLNATQNMCIECRKGYYQSESQQTACLQCPPNHSTKITGATSKSECTNPCEHIAEGKPHCDVNAYCIMVPETSDFKCECKPGFNGTGMVCTDVCDGFCENSGACVKDLKGTPSCRCVGSFTGPHCAERSEFAYIAGGIAGAVIFIIIIVLLIWMICVRSTKRRDPKKMLTPAIDQTGSQVNFYYGAHTPYAESIAPSHHSTYAHYYDDEEDGWEMPNFYNETYMKDGLHGGKMSTLARSNASLYGTKEDLYDRLKRHAYTGKKEKSDSDSEVQ; this is encoded by the exons ATGAAACAATCGACGGCAGCCAATTCGCATTGGCTGGCCGCTTTGCTGTCGTCGTTGCTGCTCCTAAATTTGCTACACTTAATTGGAGCCGACGAGGCGTTTTCCTGTCCCAATG GTTGGGAACTGCGCGGCTTGaattgttataaatatttcaatatcaAGCACTCGTGGGATAAAAGCGCCGAACTGTGTCGAAG ATACGGCGCCGAACTGGTGGCCATCGACAGCTATGCGGAGAACAACGAGACCTTGGCCATCGCCCGGGCCAGCGATCCCAACCAGAGGGCTTCGGACAAGTACTGGCTGGGATTGGCCTCCCTCGACGACCTGCGCACCAATACGCTGGAGTCCGCATCCGGAGCACTGATCTCACAGTACTCCGGCTACTGGTCACTCCATCAGCCGAATGCCGAGTCCGGAGAGTGTGTGGCTGCTGCCTTTGCCGGGAAATCACAGAGCTGGGATCTGGGCACCTGTGAGTCCCTGCTGCCGTTCATGTGCCGTGCCCAGGCCTGTCCACAGGGAGCACTCCACTGCGCCAACGGTAAGTGCATCAATCAGGCCTTCAAGTGCGACGGCAGCGACGATTGTGGCGATGGCACCGACGAACTGGACTGTCCAGCACAGTGCCACTACCACATGCAGTCCGGTGGAGATGTGATCGAGACGCCCAACTATCCACACAAGTACGGTGCGCTGAGCAAGTGCAAGTGGACGCTAGAGGGACCGCTGGGCAGCAACATCATCCTGCAGTTCCAGGACTTCGAAACGGAGAAGACCTTTGACACCGTGCAGATCCTGGTGGGCGGCCGAACAGAGGACAAGTCCGTGTCTCTGGCCACACTCAGTGGCAAGCAGGATCTGACCATGCAGCCCTTCGTGTCCGCTTCCAACTTCATGATCGTCAAGTTCACCACGGACGGCAGTGTGGAGCGCAAGGGATTCCGGGCCACGTGGAAGACGGAGGCAAAGAACTGCGGCGGAACTTTGAAGGCCACGCTGCAGCGACAGATCCTGACCAGCCCCAACTACCCGAAGCAGTATCCCGGTGGTCTGGAGTGCCTCTATGTGATTAAAGCACAGCCGGGTCGCATCATCTCCATCGAAGTGGACGATCTGGATATTGCTGATGGACGTGATTTTCTGATGATCCGCGATGGCGAATCGCCCATGAGTCGCACCATCGCCAAACTGACTGGAAAGACGGCCCAGAACAACCGGGTAATCATCTCAACCGGCAACGCTCTCTACTTGTACTTCAAGTCCAGTTTGGGTGAGGCCGGCAAGGGCTTCAGTCTGCGGTACATCCAGGGCTGCAAGGCCACGATCACCGCTAGAAATGGCACCGTCACTTCACCCGCCTTCGGATTGGCCGACTACCCCAAGAACCAGGAGTGCTACTTCACCATTCGCAACAATGCCCGTGCTCCCCTGTCCTTGAAGTTCGACAAATTCACCGTCCACAAGAGCGACAATGTCCAGGTGTTCGATGGATCCTCCACTTCCGGTCTGCGTCTGCACTCCGGAAACGGATTCACCGGCCCTGCGGCGCCCAAACTGACCCTGACTGCCTCATCCGGTGAGATGCTCATCAAGTTCACCTCGGATGCTCTGCACAATGCTGCTGG ATGGTCGGCCACCTTCTCGGCCGATTGCCCGGAGCTGCAACCCGGAATTGGAGCCTTGGCCTCCAGTCGCGACACCGCTTTCGGTACGCTGGTCAGCTTTACATGTCCCATTGGACAGGAGTTTGCCACCGGCAAGACGCGACTGGTTACCGAATGTCTGCGCGGTGGCAACTGGAGTGTCTCCTACATACCCAAGTGTCAGG AGGTCTACTGCGGTCCTGTGCCACAAATCGACAACGGTTTCTCCATTGGCTCCTCGAACGTGACCTATCGCGGTATAGCGATGTACCAGTGCTACGCCGGCTTCGCCTTCGCCTCGAGTGCTCCGATCGAGAAGATCTCCTGCCTGCCAGATGGGCGTTGGGAGCGACAGCCCCACTGCATGGCCTCCCAGTGCGCAGCCCTGCCGGAGGTGGCCCACGCCAACGTGACGCTACTGAATGGAGGTGGTCGCAGCTACGGAACCATTGTCCAGTATGAGTGTGAGCCGGGCTACGAGCGCAATGGCCACCCTGTGCTAACTTGTATGTCCAACGGCACCTGGAGTGGAGATGTTCCAAGATGCACGCGCAAGCGGTGCTTCGAATTCCCGACCATTGCCAACGGCTTTGTGGTGGACTCGACGCGAGCCTACCTCTTCGGGGATGAGGCTAGGGTGCAGTGCTTCAAGGGCTACAAGCTGATCGGCAGCAACATTATGCGCTGCAGCGAGGCGCAGAAGTTCGAGCAGCCGCCGACGTGCGAAGACATCAACGAGTGCAGCTCCTCGCAGTGCGACCTAACCACCACCGAGTGCCAGAACACGAACGGCTCCTTCCATTGCCAGTGCAGGACGGGATTCACGGCTACCACCGAGTGCCGGCCCGTCGGTGATTTGGGCTTGGGAAATGGAGGCATTCCGGATGACAGCATCACCACCTCGGTCAGTGAGCCGGGCTACAGCAAGGAGCAGCTGCGCTTGAACACGAATGGCTGGTGCGGTGGCTCCTCGGAGCCTGGTGCCAACTGGATACTCATCGACCTTAAGGCACCCACCATTCTGCGTGGCTTCCGCACCATGTCCGTGCAGCGCCCCGATGGCAATGTGGCCTTCAGCTCGGCGGTGCGTCTGCAGTACACCAACGATCTGACGGATGTGTTCAAGGATTATGCCAATCCCGACGGCACCGCCGTTGAGTTCCGCATCCTGGAGCCCACGCTCTCCATCTTGAACCTGCCGCTGCCCATCGAAGCTCGCTATATTCGCTTCCGCATCCAGGACTACGTGGGTGCCCCCTGTCTGCGCATGGAGCTGATGGGCTGCACGCGCTTGGATTGCGTGGATATCAACGAGTGCAGTAAGAACAACGGCGGCTGTGACCAGAAGTGCATCAACTCGCCGGGAGGATTTGCCTGTGGCTGCAACACTGGCTACCAGCTGTACACCTCCAACGGCACGGCTGGCTATCACATCGAGCGCTCCGAATCCGGCGAACGTGATGGGGACACCTATCAGCGCAACAAGACCTGTGTTCCTCTAATGTGTCCCGAACTGGAGGCGCCCGAGAATGGCCAACTTCTGAGCGACAAGAACGACTATCACTTCGGCGATGTGGTGCGCTTCCAGTGCCACTTTGGCTACATCATGAGCGGCAGCTCGGCGGCCCTGTGCCTCTCCAGCGGTCAGTGGAACGCCAGCGTACCGGAGTGCAATT ATGCCAAGTGCGTTTCCCTGCCCGATGACAAGTTGGAGGGTCTGACTGTGGCCCGCCCCGATCCCGAATCCGTGCTAGTGCCCTTCCGTGACAATGTAACCATTACGTGCGGATCGCCAGGACGCCAACTGAGAGCCACCGCCTCTTCCGGCTTCCGGCAGTGCGTGTATGACCCCAAGCCTGGTCTACCCGACTACTGGCTATCCGGAATGCAGCCCTCTTGTCCCCGAGTGGATTGCTACTCACCCATGCCCACACCTGGCGCAGAGTACGGACAGTTTGTGGACACTCGCTACCAGAGCAGCTTCTTCTTTGGCTGCCAGAACACCTTCAAGTTGGCCGGACAGACGGGTCGTCACGACAATGTGGTTCGTTGTGGAGCCGATGGCATCTGGGACTTTGGAGATCTTCGCTGCGAGGGACCAGTGTGCGAGGATCCGGGAAGACCGGCCGATGGTCGCCAGATTGCCCGCAGCTATGAGCAGAGCTCGGAGGTGTACTTCGGCTGCAATCGACCTGGATACATCCTTATCAATCCGCGACCCATTACTTGCATACGCGAGCCAGAGTGCAAGGTCATCAAGCCTTTGGGACTAAGTTCCGGCAGGATTCCGGACTCGGCCATCAATGCCACTTCGGAGCGACCCAATTACGAGGCCAAGAACATCCGTCTCAACTCGGCAACTGGCTGGTGTGGCAAGCAGGAGGCCTTCACCTATGTGAGCGTGGATCTGGGTCAGATCTACCGAGTCAAGGCCATTCTGGTGAAGGGTGTGGTCACCAACGACATTGTGGGCAGGCCCACGGAGATCCGGTTCTTCTACAAACAGGCTGAGAGCGAGAACTACGTGGTGTACTTCCCCAATTTCAATCTGACCATGCGGGATCCAGGCAACTACGGCGAGCTGGCCATGATCACGCTGCCCAAGTTCGTGCAGGCTCGCTTCGTGATCCTCGGAATAGTGAGCTACATGGACAACGCCTGTCTGAAGTTCGAGTTGATGGGCTGCGAGGAGCCGAAGCAGGAACCACTCCTCGGCTACGACTACGGCTACTCCCCGTGCGTGGACAACGAACCACCGATCTTCCAGAACTGCCCGCAGCAACCCATTGTGGTGCGTCGCGATGAGAATGGAGGAGTTCTACCCGTTAACTTCACCGAACCCACGGCGGTGGACAACTCCGGATCGATTGCCCGCCTGGAGATCAAGCCACAGAACTTCCGCACACCCAGCTACATTTTCAAGGATACGGTTGTAAAGTATGTGGCCTTTGACTACGACGGCAATGTGGCCATCTGCGAGATCAACATCACAGTGCCCGATGTCACCCCACCACTGCTGCAGTGCCCCCAGAGCTATGTGATTGAGCTGGTGGATCGCCAGGACAGCTACACCGTGAACTTCAACGATACCCGCAAGAGGATCAAGACCTCCGACGACACGGGAGATGTGAAGTTGCAGTTCAGTCCCGAGTCTGCCAACATAAAGATCGGAAACTTCGAAAACGTGACTGTCACGGCTACGGATAAGTACAATAACCGCGCCGCCTGCCACTTCCAGGTCTCCGTCAAGGCTTCGCCCTGCGTGGACTGGGAGCTCCAGCCGCCGGCTAATGGTGCCATCAATTGCCTGCCTGGCGATCGCGGCATCGAGTGTATTGCCACGTGCAAGCCAGGATTCCGCTTCACCGACGGCGAACCACTGAAGACCTTCTCCTGCGAGACATCACGTCTGTGGCGTCCCACGTCCGTGGTGCCCGACTGCGTGTCTGAGAACACGGAACAGGCCGCCTACCACGTGACCGCCTCCATTACCTACCGCGCCAACGGAGCAGTGGCCCAATCCTGTTTGGGTCAGTACCAGGAGGTGCTGGCACAGCACTACGGCGGACTCAACCAGTTGCTCTCGCAGCGCTGCTCCGCCGTGAATGTGAACATGAACGTGACCTTTGTGAAGTCGGTCCCCATGCTGCTGGAGGAGAATGTGGTCAAGATGGACTTCATCCTCTCCATTCTGCCCGCTGTGCGTCAGCCCCAGCTGTACGACCTGTGCGGCTCCACGCTGAACCTGATCTTTGATCTGAGTGTACCCTATGCCAGTGCCGTGATCGATGACCTTTTGAACATAGCCAACATCGGCAACCAGTGTCCTCCTCTGCGCGCCCTTAAGTCGCAGATTTCGCGAGGATTCAACTGCAATGTGGGCGAAGTGCTGAACATGGACACCAGCGATGTGCCGCGTTGCCTGCACTGTCCCGCCGGAACATACGTGTCCGAGGGTCAGAACAGCTGTACCTACTGCCCGAGGGGCTATTACCAGAACCGTGACCGCCAGGGAACCTGCCTGCGTTGTCCGGCCGGAACCTACACCAAGGAGGAGGGCACCAAGTCGCAGGCGGACTGCATTCCCGTCTGCGGTTACGGCACCTACTCACCCACCGGACTGGTGCCGTGCCTGGAGTGTCCGCGTAACTCATTCACCGCCGAACCACCAACCGGTGGATTCAAGGATTGCCAGGCCTGTCCGGCTCAGAGCTTCACCTACCAGCCGGCTGCCTCGAACAAGGATCTGTGTCGCGCCAAGTGTGCGCCGGGAACCTACTCCGCCACCGGACTGGCACCCTGCTCGCCCTGCCCACTGCATCATTACCAGGGAGCCGCGGGTGCGCAGAGCTGCAACGAGTGTCCGAGTAACATGAGAACCGATTCACCAGCCTCCAAGGGACGCGAGCAGTGCAAGCCAGTGGTCTGTGGCGAAGGTGCTTGCCAGCACGGCGGTCTGTGTGTGCCCATGGGCCACGACATCCAGTGCTTCTGTCCGGCCGGATTCTCCGGTCGCCGCTGCGAACAGGACATCGACGAGTGCGCCTCCCAGCCCTGCTACAATGGTGGCCAGTGCAAGGATCTGCCGCAGGGCTATCGCTGCGAGTGTCCGGCTGGATATTCGGGCATCAATTGCCAGGAGGAGGCCAGTGACTGTGGCAACGACACCTGTCCGGCCAGGGCCATGTGCAAGAACGAGCCGGGCTACAAGAACGTGACCTGCCTGTGCCGCAGTGGCTACACCGGCGACCAGTGCGACGTGACCATCGATCCGTGCACGGCGAATGGCAATCCGTGCGGAAACGGAGCCAGCTGCCAGGCCTTGGAGCAGGGTCGCTACAAGTGCGAGTGTGTGCCCGGATGGGAGGGCATCCACTGCGAGCAGAATATCAACGACTGCTCGGAGAATCCCTGCCTGTTGGGCGCCAACTGCACAGATCTGGTCAATGACTTCCAGTGCGCCTGTCCGCCAGGATTCACGGGCAAGCGTTGCGAGCAAAAGATCGATCTCTGCCTGTCGGAGCCGTGCAAGCATGGCACCTGCGTTGACCGCCTGTTCGACCACGAGTGCGTCTGCCACCCGGGCTGGATGGGTTCCGCTTGCGACATCAACATCGACGACTGCGAGAACCGACCCTGCGCCAATGAGGGAACCTGCGTCGACCTAGTCGACGGCTACAGCTGCAACTGCGAACCCGGCTACACGGGCAAGAACTGCCAGCACACCATCGACGACTGCGCCTCGAATCCCTGCCAGCACGGCGCCACCTGTGTGGACCAGCTGGATGGCTTCAGCTGCAAGTGCCGCCCTGGCTACGTGGGTCTCTCCTGCGAGGCCGAGATCGACGAGTGTCTGAGCGACCCCTGCAATCCGGTGGGCACGGAGCGCTGCCTCGATCTGGACAACAAGTTCGAGTGCGTGTGCCGGGACGGATTCAAGGGACCTCTGTGCGCCACGGACATCGATGACTGCGAGGCGCAGCCCTGTCTGAACAACGGCGTCTGTCGGGATCGCGTCGGTGGCTTTGAGTGCGGCTGCGAGCCAGGATGGAGTGGCATGCGCTGCGAGCAGCAGGTGACCACGTGCGGAGCTCAGGCGCCTTGCCAGAACGACGCCAGCTGCATCGACCTGTTCCAGGACTACTTCTGCGTTTGTCCCAGCGGCACCGATGGCAAGAACTGCGAGACCGCTCCGGAACGCTGCATCGGCGATCCTTGCATGCACGGTGGCAAGTGCCAGGACTTTGGCTCTGGTCTTAACTGCAGTTGTCCTGCGGATTACTCGGGCATTGGGTGTCAGTACGAGTACGACGCTTGCGAGGAGCACGTCTGCCAGAATGGAGCCACCTGCGTGGACAATGGAGCTGGCTACAGCTGCCAGTGCCCACCTGGCTTCACCGGACGCAATTGCGAACAGGACATCGTGGACTGCAAGGACAACTCTTGCCCGCCGGGCGCCTCGTGCGTGGATCTAACCAACGGCTTCTACTGTCAGTGCCCCTTCAACATGACCGGAGACGATTGCCGCAAGGCCATCCAAGTGGACTACGATCTGTACTTCAGCGATCCATCGCGATCCACCGCCGCCCAGGTTGTGCCCTTCCCCACGGGAGAGGCGAACAGCCTGACCGTCGCCATGTGGGTGCAGTTTGCCCAGAAGGACGATCGCGGCATCTTCTTCACCCTCTACGGCGTGCAATCCGCCCGCATGACCCAGCAGCGCCGAATGCTGCTCCAGGCCCACTCCAGTGGAGTCCAGGTTTCGCTCTTTGAGGACCAACCCGATGCCTTCCTGAGCTTCGGCGAGTACACTTCCGTCAACGACGGCCAGTGGCATCATGTAGCCGTGGTCTGGGACGGAATCTCCGGACAGCTTCAACTGATCACTGAGGGACTGATTGCCAGCAAGATGGAGTACGGACCCGGTGGCTCTCTGCCCGGTTATCTCTGGGCAGTGCTGGGTCTCCCACAGCCGTATGGACTTAGCAATGAGCTGGCCTACTCGGATTCTGGATTCCAGGGCACAATAACTAAGGCTCAGGTGTGGGCCAGAGCCCTCGACATCACGTCGGAGATCCAGAAGCAGGTGCGCGACTGCCGATCCGAACCGGTACTCTATCCCGGCCTCATCCTCAACTGGGCGGGATATGAGGTGACCGCAGGCGGCGTGGAGCGCAATGTGCCTTCCCTATGTGGACAACGCAAGTGCCCAGTGGGCTACACGGGCGCCAATTGCCAGCAACTGGTCGTGGACAAGGAGCCACCAGTGGTGGAGCACTGCCCCGGAGATCTGTGGGTGATTGCCAAGAACGGATCCGCGGTGGTCACCTGGGATGAGCCGCACTTCAGCGACAACATTGGCGTGACCAAGATCTACGAGCGAAATGGACACCGATCTGGAACTACATTGCTGTGGGGCACCTACGACATCACCTACATTGCATCCGATGCAGCTGGAAACACTGCATCCTGCAGCTTCAAGGTTTCTCTGCTAA CCGACTTCTGTCCAGCGCTGGCTGATCCCGTTGGTGGATCACAGGTGTGCAAGGATTGGGGTGCCGGTGGTCAGTTCAAGGTCTGCGAGATCGCGTGTAATACGGGTCTTCGATTCTCGGAGCAGGTGCCTGAGTTCTACACCTGCGGAGCCGAAGGCTTCTGGCGACCAACGAGGGAACCCTCGATGCCACTGGTCTACCCATCCTGCTCACCATCGAAGCCCGCCCAGCGGGTGTTCCGCATCAAGATGCTCTTCCCCTCGGACGTGCTGTGCAACAAGGCTGGTCAGGCGGTGCTCcgccagaaggtgaccaactcGGTTAATGGCCTGAACAGGGACTGGAACTTCTGCTCCTATGCCATCGAGGGAACAAG GGAATGCAAGGACATTCGGATCGATGTGAAATGCGACCACTACCGAGGTGCGCAGAACAACCGTGTGCGTCGTCAGTCCAAGGATGGCGGAGTCTATGTGATGGAGGCCGAACTGCCAGTTGTCAA TGATCCTGTGGTGCACACATCGACGGGCGAACGATCCAGTGTCAAGCAGCTGCTGGAGAAGCTCATCCTCGAGGACGACCAGTTCGCCGTGCAGGAGATTCTGCCCAACACAGTGCCAGATCCGGCTTCCCTGGAACTGGGCTCGGAGTACGCCTGTCCCGTGGGCCAGGTGGTGATGATACCCGACTGTGTGCCCTGTGCCATCGGCACCTTCTACGACAGCGCTAACAAGACGTGCATAGCCTGCTCGCGCGGAACCTACCAGTCGGAGGCGGGTCAGCTGCAGTGCAGCAAGTGCCCGGTGATTGCGGGAAGACCAGGAGTCACTGCCGGACCGGGAGCACGCTCAGCGGCGGACTGCAAGGAGCGCTGCCCAGCCGGCAAGTACTTCGACGCGGAAACGGGTCTGTGCCGCTCCTGCGGCCATGGATTCTACCAGCCCAACGAGGGTTCCTTCAGCTGTGAGCTGTGCGGTCTGGGACAGACAACGCGCTCCACGGAGGCCACGTCACGCAAGGAGTGTCGCGACGAGTGCAGCTCTGGCCAGCAACTGGGTGCCGATGGACGCTGCGAGCCCTGCCCACGTGGCACATACCGCCTGCAGGGCGTGCAGCCATCCTGCGCCGCCTGTCCGCTGGGCAGGACGACGCCCAAGGTGGGCGCCAGTTCGGTGGAGGAGTGCACACTGCCCGTCTGTTCGGCGGGTACGTACCTGAACGCCACGCAGAACATGTGCATCGAGTGCCGAAAGGGCTACTACCAGTCGGAGTCGCAGCAGACCGCCTGTCTGCAGTGCCCACCGAACCACAGCACCAAAATCACCGGCGCCACCTCGAAGAGCGAGTGCACCAATCCGTGCGAGCACATTGCAGAGGGCAAGCCCCACTGCGACGTGAATGCCTACTGCATCATGGTGCCGGAGACGTCGGACTTCAAGTGCGAGTGCAAGCCAGGATTCAATGGAACGGGCATGGTCTGTACGGATGTGTGCGATGGCTTCTGCGAGAACTCTGGTGCGTGTGTCAAGGACTTGAAGGGCACACCCTCTTGCCGCTGTGTGGGCTCCTTCACGGGTCCCCACTGTGCGGAACGCTCGGAGTTTGCCTACATCGCCGGTGGCATTGCCGGAGCGGTGATCTTTATCATTATCATTGTCCTGCTCATCTGGATGATCTGCGTGCGCTCCACGAAGCGCAGGGATCCCAAGAAGATGCTAACCCCTGCGATTGACCAGACCGGCTCGCAGGTGAACTTCTACTACGGCGCCCACACGCCCTACGCGGAGTCCATCGCGCCATCGCATCACAGCACCTATGCGCACTACtacgacgacgaggaggacgGCTGGGAGATGCCCAACTTCTACAACGAAACGTACATGAAGGATG GTCTGCATGGCGGCAAGATGAGCACGTTGGCCAGGTCCAATGCCTCGCTCTACGGAACTAAAGAAGACTTATATGACCGACTGAAACGTCACGCCTACACGGGCAAGAAGG AAAAGAGTGATAGTGATAGCGAAGTGCAGTAG